A DNA window from Candidatus Omnitrophota bacterium contains the following coding sequences:
- a CDS encoding transporter substrate-binding domain-containing protein, with protein MRRQTLLRVVFGVLLGAGILLGFAGASALAQESSLTLRVGVAPNNPPLIYKEGQNIAGLEADFARKLAWALGKEVQFVELQFDELISALNDGRVDIIMSGMSVSEPRSLNIAFTEPYLRTGQTALIRREDSSRYLNPDEALSTEAKVGVERGTTGDLLVQERFRNAQRMVYKDPQRAVRALKKRKIGLFVHDAPVIWWLAAENEADGLIAMSRGLTEEYLAWGVRQSDTELLEDINYRVALWRQDGTLGDILRRWVPCAE; from the coding sequence GTGAGACGGCAAACTCTTTTGAGAGTTGTGTTTGGGGTCCTTCTGGGCGCCGGTATCTTGTTGGGATTCGCAGGCGCGTCCGCACTTGCGCAGGAGAGCAGCCTCACCTTGCGGGTCGGGGTTGCTCCCAACAACCCGCCGCTTATTTATAAGGAGGGCCAGAACATCGCCGGGTTGGAGGCGGACTTTGCGCGCAAGCTCGCCTGGGCTCTGGGCAAGGAAGTCCAATTTGTCGAACTCCAGTTCGATGAGCTTATCTCCGCACTGAATGACGGCCGTGTGGACATTATTATGTCCGGCATGTCCGTGTCAGAGCCGCGCAGCCTGAACATCGCATTTACGGAGCCGTATTTACGAACAGGGCAGACAGCCTTGATCCGCCGGGAGGATTCATCCCGCTATCTCAATCCTGATGAGGCTCTTTCCACAGAGGCCAAGGTCGGTGTGGAGCGGGGGACCACCGGGGATCTTCTGGTGCAGGAGCGTTTTCGCAATGCCCAGCGCATGGTCTACAAGGATCCTCAGCGTGCGGTGCGGGCTCTGAAGAAGAGGAAAATAGGATTATTTGTTCACGACGCCCCGGTGATTTGGTGGCTGGCTGCGGAAAACGAGGCAGATGGTTTGATTGCAATGAGCCGGGGGCTGACCGAGGAGTATCTTGCGTGGGGGGTTCGTCAAAGTGACACGGAGCTCCTGGAGGATATCAACTATCGCGTTGCACTGTGGCGGCAGGACGGGACCTTGGGAGATATTCTGCGCCGCTGGGTTCCCTGCGCGGAGTAA
- a CDS encoding AAA family ATPase: MSKHPRFYADLHIHSKYSRATSKDCDLENLAYWGQKKGIQVIGTGDFTHPAWIEEIKSKLVPAEQGLFRLREDLERGIANRLPASCRGPVRFMLSVEISTIYKKGERTRKIHHLIYSPTVEQAEKINAKLGSIGNIRSDGRPILGLDSRDLLEITLESGGEDCYLVPAHIWTPWFAVLGSKSGFDSVAGCYGDLAGHLFAVETGLSSDPEMNWRVSDLDKYRLVSNSDAHSPSKLGREACLFETPMDYFSMRRALETGEGYGGTCEFFPEEGKYHADGHRKCGVQLSPKESRSHGGICPVCNKPLTLGVLYRVEELADRAPLERPAHTDAFRSIIPLPEILSEILGVGPGSKKVQQQYEKLLAKFGSEFHILNELPPEQLEKLQFSLLTEAIERMRQGRVIRQAGYDGEFGVIRLFDPEELKQRATIGTLVEVDANAFTLSVANSVKQCNTNTSWRGPAEPRPSLRDKDPHVPARVRDDKAKTPLPPDPDQQKAVKIL; the protein is encoded by the coding sequence ATGAGCAAGCATCCCCGCTTCTACGCGGACCTGCATATTCACTCCAAGTATTCCCGTGCCACAAGCAAGGATTGCGACCTGGAAAATCTGGCCTATTGGGGGCAGAAAAAAGGGATCCAGGTGATCGGGACCGGCGATTTCACGCACCCGGCCTGGATTGAGGAGATCAAGAGCAAGCTCGTGCCTGCGGAACAGGGGCTCTTTCGTTTGCGGGAAGACCTGGAACGCGGCATCGCCAATCGCTTACCCGCTTCTTGCAGAGGCCCCGTGCGCTTTATGCTCTCCGTGGAGATTTCCACGATTTATAAGAAGGGCGAGCGCACGCGAAAGATCCACCACCTCATTTACAGTCCCACAGTCGAACAGGCTGAAAAGATCAACGCCAAACTCGGAAGCATCGGTAATATCCGCTCCGACGGCCGCCCGATCCTGGGCCTGGATTCCCGCGACCTGTTGGAGATCACTTTGGAGTCTGGCGGAGAGGACTGTTATCTGGTGCCCGCGCATATCTGGACCCCCTGGTTTGCTGTGCTCGGGTCCAAGTCGGGCTTCGATTCCGTAGCCGGCTGCTACGGAGACTTGGCTGGTCATCTATTTGCTGTGGAGACAGGGCTCTCTTCGGATCCGGAAATGAATTGGCGGGTCTCAGACTTGGACAAGTACCGGCTGGTTTCCAACTCCGACGCTCACTCTCCCTCCAAACTCGGACGGGAGGCCTGCTTGTTTGAAACGCCCATGGACTACTTTTCCATGCGCCGTGCTTTGGAAACCGGAGAGGGATACGGCGGAACCTGCGAGTTCTTCCCCGAAGAAGGCAAATACCATGCAGACGGACACCGCAAGTGCGGAGTTCAACTGTCTCCAAAAGAAAGCCGGAGTCATGGAGGGATTTGTCCGGTATGCAATAAACCGCTGACTCTCGGCGTCCTGTACCGCGTGGAAGAACTGGCAGACCGGGCTCCTCTGGAGAGACCGGCACACACGGATGCGTTCCGCAGCATCATTCCTCTGCCGGAGATCCTTTCCGAAATTTTGGGAGTCGGGCCCGGGAGCAAGAAGGTACAACAGCAATACGAGAAGCTGCTGGCAAAATTCGGGAGCGAGTTTCATATTCTCAACGAGCTGCCGCCGGAGCAACTCGAGAAGCTGCAATTTTCCTTGCTCACCGAAGCCATTGAACGCATGCGGCAAGGGCGAGTGATCCGCCAGGCAGGATATGACGGCGAGTTCGGCGTGATCCGGCTTTTTGATCCTGAGGAGCTCAAGCAGCGTGCCACGATTGGGACTTTGGTAGAGGTGGATGCAAATGCCTTCACTTTGTCCGTGGCGAATTCCGTAAAGCAATGTAACACGAATACGTCATGGCGAGGCCCAGCAGAGCCGCGGCCATCTTTGCGGGACAAAGATCCCCACGTCCCCGCCAGGGTTCGGGATGACAAAGCAAAAACCCCTCTCCCCCCCGACCCCGACCAGCAAAAGGCCGTCAAAATCCTG